Within Metabacillus sp. KUDC1714, the genomic segment AATTGAAGCATTAATTTCTAAGGATCTACAACCTTTTTTTGAAAAATTGTTTGACGCCCAGACTAAAATAAGGGCTTTTGTTACAATTTCTAAAAAAAGCAATGCACCCGCTCAAATCGTTGCAAAGGTTAGAACATTAACACCACTTGATCAACACTTATCAATTTTATTAGATGGTCGATTACTGACATCAAAACCTATTCATGATCCAGAGGTGCTACTCCGTTCCTTGATGGGACAAGGTTTATCAGGGGATAGTTTAATTGAGGCTTTTTCAGGAAATGTTCATCAGCGTAAGGAAACGACTAAGTTATAACTTCTTCTTATAGGCTGCACTATGATTGTTGTGCAGCCTTTTTTCTCTATAAAAAAACTCGGAACGCTGCCTTCGCTCCGAGTTTTTCCATTAAAATATCTTTTTCTTATCACGTTCATCTTTTAATATTTCCACAGCTTCTCTAAATCGTTGGGAGTGAATAATTTCACGTTCTCTTAAAAAGGCAAGGCTATCATTTAGATCAGTGTCATCTGAGATATCGATAATCCATTGATATGTAGCTCTCGCCTTTTCTTCTGCCGCAATATCCTCATATAGGTCAGCAATTGGATCTCCTTTTGCTTGAATATAGGTTGCCGTAAATGGTACACCATCAGCATTGTGATAAAACAAAGCAGAGTCATGGTTAACATAGTGAGAAGCGAGACCTGCTGCTTTTAATTGCTCTGGTGTTGCATCCTTTGTTAGCTTATAGACCATCGTTGCGATCATTTCTAAATGGGCGAATTCCTCTGTGCCAATATCATTTAATAAGCCGATAACTTTACTTGGAATTGTATATCGTTGGTTTAAATAACGTAACGCTGCTGCTAATTCACCATCTGCACCACCATATTGCTCAATTAAATACTTTGCAAGAGTTGGATTACACGTACTCACCTTTACAGGGTATTGGAGCTTTTTTTCGTATACCCACATGTTCATCTACTCCCTTCTTATGAAAAGGATCGGAACATCGCCGATCCTTGATTTGTCTTTCCTTACACTTGCCATGGCCATGGAGCAGTTCCCCAGCTCCAATTTGCATCTGCAAAACTTCCACCAAATTGCTGAAGCATCCCGAACTTCGCCTCAAACGATTGCTTAAGCTGCTTACTTTGTAAAGCGAACTGATTGAATTGTTGAAGTGCTTGAACATCATGTGGATGTGTATCAAGATAAAGTGTAAGCTCAACAAGGACAAAATCTACTGCTTGAATCTCTTCAAGTAGCTGGTAATATTCATCAGGTAATTGCTGCACACTTCCTACCCCCTTTTTCCCTCATAAGGATTCTCATATGGATCATACAATGCTGGCCAAAGAGTCCCCTTTCTCAACGCAACCTTAGGCGGAAACTGCTGAAGGTTTGGTGGCTGAAACCCCATATATAGTTGTGGTGGTGTTGAATAAAACTTCAATCCGATTGGTCGACAAGGATCAAATCGACTATGAAACGGTCTATAGGCTTTCATTGGGGTGAATGCTGCTTGTTGCACATGAGGATCATTCATATCTTTCACCTTTATCACACCTCTTTGTTATGTGGCAAAGTGGTTATCAGTACACTTGTGGTAAGTTTACCCATCCACTTTAGACCACTATTTTTCATACAGTAGCTATTTATGAGTTTTTAAGTACTCTACCACCATCATATTCATAGCAGAATCATACTTATGAGTGTTTTATTGAAAAAGTTGAAATTTATTTAATTTGGTAAACTTATTGGGGTTATAGATTGGGGGTGTTTTACATTTTTTTGATGTTTGATGGGTGGTGAGGGTGCAAATTGCTTATTTTGATTATATCTAGCATGTTTTTCCTGCTTATGATTGATTAATTGATGCGGATTGAACCACTTTTTTACTTAATTGAACCATCTTTCTGATTTATTAAACCATCTTTCTCTGGCATTGAACCATTTACGCATTTTATTGAACAATACCTATTTTCAACCTCTCATGACAGTGTGGATTGAACCAAATCGCTTCACCTTTCTCTATTAATGATCGAATTATTCCCAGGTTCAATCCACAAAAAAGGGCCAACCAAGAGAGAGTTAGCCCTTTCACCAGACATTTATTCTTTTGCATTCTCGCCTTCAGTTTTACCTTCTTCTGTTGTTTCTTCTCCTGTGTTACCTTCCTCAGTGCCTTCTTCTTCCATTAGTTCACCGTTTCCATTATCTTCTCCGGTACCTTGCGGGTCCATGTTTTCATCCAGATTTTCGTCTACTGGAGATTCACCGTTTTCGTCAGGTAGTTGTTCGTTCGTATCTTCTGGTGGTGCAGGGTCTTGGTCATCAGCACAACCAGTTACGATGATTGCTGCAAGAAGTGGACCTGATAAGGCCATAAGCCATTTTTTAGTCATTATAATTGCTCCTTTCACTATTATTTTTTTGGGCAGGTACTTTTTTATGTTTCCCAGATTTAATAATTTCATTCTTTACAGGGTAACGATATTATCTATATAGACATGCCGCCTTTCGATGAAACCTCTTGAATTAAAAAAGAGACAAACGACCTAGTTGTGGTCAATTTGTCTCTTTGCTTATTCTTCTTCTTTTTTCTCACCAAGTGCAAACATGATTTCCGCTTCACATACGATTTCGCCATCAACTGTAGCTGTTGCTTTTCCTTTTCCAAGTGCTCCTCTTGAGCGGATGATTTCGACTTCAAGACGTAATTGGTCACCTGGCTTAACTTGTTTTTTGAAGCGGCAATTGTCGATACCTGTAAAAAATGCTAACCTACCGCGGTTTTCCTCTTTTTTAAGCATTGCGACTGCACCTACTTGTGCAAGTGCTTCAACAATTAATACTCCAGGCATAACCGGATAATCTGGGAAGTGACCATTAAAAAATTCTTCGTTTGCTGTTACATTTTTAATACCTACCGCATGTTTTCCTTCTTCAACCTCTAAAACGCGATCAACTAATAAAAACGGGTAACGGTGTGGGATAATTTCTTTAATTTGTTGGATATCTAACATTGTATGTACTCCTTAACTATTTTTTGGGAAATACCCTCTCAGCCTCAGGGCTAACCTAGGTTTCTTTTATGTATACGACAAAAGGAAGGTATTCACCTCCCCTATATGCAAAGTATAATCTTCTGTTTATTCTTTTTCAACCAAATCAATAATATGCTGCCATGTTGACTCTTCAAGTGCATCTGCAGGATTACCGTTGCCAATAATACCATAGCCTACAATTAGTCCAACAAGGGTACTAAGCACCATGAAAATTAGCACGAGCAAAACCCTCACCCATATCGGTATTAATCTGATACGGATACGGATTCGATTTTTATCATTTTGTTCGTTTGTGTTTTGTTCCTTCTTGGCTTTTTTTGCTTTTTTTACTTCTTCTCGGCTAGCTACTTTTGCCACGTCTTTTGCAACCAATAGTCTAAACTCCTATCTTACACCATTTATTAATCCCAACATTTGGTCACCCATTGTGATGGATTTTGCATTCATCTGATAGGAACGTTGTGAGATCATTAAATCGGTCATTTCCTTTGATAAGTCTACATTTGACATTTCAAGTGCACCTTGCTGCATTGATACTTCGTTTCGAAGCTCTCCATCTAAAAAGGTAAGCACATCACCTAGTTGATTATTGCCTAAGTCCTTTAAGCTATAGCGATTATTCCCATTTTGAACAAGCATTTGTGGGCGTTCAAATTCTACAACACCTATACCGAAAATCTGTGGAAGTTCCTCATCATTTCTCGGAACCGCTGTAATTGTCCCATCCTTTGAAATCACGAGTTCCTTAAAATTATCTTCAAACATAATTGGGTTTTGATTTTCATCAAGTACTTGATTTCCTTCAGCTGTCGCTAGCATTAAACGATTCGTACCATCTGTTGTTGGTGATAGGTAAAGTGCACCATCTCTAGTATACTGAATTTCTCCATTAACTTCGATTTGAAAGAACTGATTTGGTACAGTTAGCGCTATATCTAATGCTCTCCCGGTTTGTTTCAGACTTCCTTGGGTAAAGACAAGACTGCTCCCGAGCTTTGCACCTGTTCCCTGACTAATCCCTAATTCGCCATTAGTGTTTGTTTCTTCTGTCTCTTTTGTTTGATTATCATATTGCTGACGAACGAGTTCAGAAAATGATGTTTCAGTTCGTTTATAGCTTTGGGTATCGATATTAGCTAAATTGTGGCCAATGGTATCAAGCTGCTTTTGTAGCTGGCCCATTGTATTAGTCGCTGTAATCATTGAGCGTAACATAATATGTTCCCCCTATTATCTTAAGCGGCCAATTTCGTTCACGGCCTTATCCATACTTTTATCATATGCTTGTAGTACCTTTTGATTTGCTTCAAATGAACGATAAGCTGTCATCATATCTGTATAGGTTCGTCCAACATCAACCGTAGAATTTTCTAAGTGATTTTGCTTTAAGCTATATGTTATTGCCCCATTGTTGATCGCTGTAGGTAATGCCTGTTCATCAACTGTTCGAAATAATCCATTGCCTTCTTTTACTAAGTTACGGACATCATCTTCAAAGCGTACATCAATTTGTGCTACGAACTCGTCATCAGCATCAAATATATCGCCATCAGCCGTTATTTGATAGTTGCTTGATTGAATCGATATCGGCTGACCAGTTGTTGATAAAACCTGGTTACCATCAGAAAGTAATGTTCCATTTTCATCAAGTGTGAAATGTCCATTTTTCGTGTAGCGCTCTTCACCTGCTTGATTTTCTACTGCAAAAAGCAGTGTACCTTTTACATTTGTATCTTGGTTAAATGGTACATTTTGTTCGATAAGGGCTAGATCACTCTTTAACCCAGTTTCACGTAGCTCACCTTGAATGTTTTGACTGTTGAGTTCTTGTAAATAAACCCCTGTATTTAATGTCCCGACTGTTGCTGGAACAGAATTATTGTCCATTCTTTTTAAAAGCATCTCTGGAAATGCACGAATTGAAGATTGATCTGCTTTGTAGCCAGGTGTGTTGGAGTTTGCCATATTATTAGAAAGCATCTCCGTACGCTTTTGTTGTGTGAGCATACCTGCAGTTGCCGTATATAAACCTCTTAACATGTTTAACATCCACCTCAGTTTTAAAATTCCGCACAATCTGAATTCTTTCGACAGAATTCCCTATAATTAATTATAAAGGAGAACGACTGTTTTCTCATTACATTTTTTTAGGAAATGTATGCTATATTTTTGGGGAAATTATGAAAAGATTTAGGATGAAGGAACCATTTTTCTTTTTTCTATAACAAAAGAGTCTGAAAATCAGACTCTTCATCGTAATATTTATTAAACTAGTTTTTTGCGCGGAAGACGATCCATATTATCTAGCATAATTCCTGTACCAATTGCAACACAATCCATTGGTGCTTCTGCAACTAGAACTGGTACCTTTAGCTCTTCAGCTAGTAGCTGGTCTAAACCATTTAATAGGGCTCCACCACCGGTTAAAATAACACCGCGATCAATGATGTCTGCAGAAAGCTCTGGTGGAGTACGCTCTAGGACGCTTTTAGCTGCTTGTACAATAACAGCAACTGATTCGCGAAGTGCTTCATGAACTTCTTTGGAATTCACTGTAATTGTTCGAGGTAGACCTGTTACCATATCACGGCCACGTATGCTTATTTCTTCATTACGTCCGCCTGGGAATACTGTTGCAACATTTACTTTAATGTCTTCAGCCGTACGTTCACCAATTAATAGCTTGTACTCACGTTTAATGTAATTTAAAATTTCGAGGTCAAACTTGTCCCCTGCCATTTTAATTGAAGAGGCGGTGACAATATCGCCCATTGATAAAACAGCGACATCTGTAGTTCCACCGCCAATATCAACTACCATATTTCCATATGGTTGGAAGATGTCCATACCAGCACCAATTGCTGCTACTTTTGGTTCTTCCTCAAGATAAACATTTTTTCCACCGCTCTTTTCAGCTGCTTCTCTAATTGCCTTTTGTTCAACTGATGTAATATTCGTTGGGCAACAAATCAGCATGCGCGGTTTTGAAAGTAATCCTTTTACATTTAGCTTATTAATAAAGTGTTTTAACATCGCTTCTGTTACTTCAAAATCTGCAATTACACCATCTTTTAAAGGACGAATTGCAACAATATTCCCAGGAGTACGTCCTACCATACGTCTCGCTTCTTCACCAACAGCAAGAACCTTCCCTGAATTCTTGTCTAACGCAACAACCGATGGCTCATTTAGCACAATGCCTTTACCTTTAACATGTATCAATACATTTGCTGTACCAAGATCTATACCAATATCCCTCGCAAACATTCTATCTATATCCTCCTTGCAAATCTGCATTCCTCTAATTACTAACCTAATTAAGTATTGTATCATAAAATCATAAAAATAGTATGATTTTGTAAAATAAATTAACTAGTTTATGTAGGAATTTGTCGATTTATAGAGAATTAGATAGAAATTTTTATTTTACTGGTTGTTCTTCTAAAATCTCGTCCTTTTTGTACTTAAGCTTAGTTGCTTCACCACCTCGAAGATGTCT encodes:
- a CDS encoding DNA-directed RNA polymerase subunit beta is translated as MVAKDVAKVASREEVKKAKKAKKEQNTNEQNDKNRIRIRIRLIPIWVRVLLVLIFMVLSTLVGLIVGYGIIGNGNPADALEESTWQHIIDLVEKE
- a CDS encoding YwpF family protein — protein: MKTFKLVGLKIEEEALKEKTIKEIPLEDGLVLNREDGENSWLIEALISKDLQPFFEKLFDAQTKIRAFVTISKKSNAPAQIVAKVRTLTPLDQHLSILLDGRLLTSKPIHDPEVLLRSLMGQGLSGDSLIEAFSGNVHQRKETTKL
- a CDS encoding flagellar hook-basal body protein, giving the protein MLRSMITATNTMGQLQKQLDTIGHNLANIDTQSYKRTETSFSELVRQQYDNQTKETEETNTNGELGISQGTGAKLGSSLVFTQGSLKQTGRALDIALTVPNQFFQIEVNGEIQYTRDGALYLSPTTDGTNRLMLATAEGNQVLDENQNPIMFEDNFKELVISKDGTITAVPRNDEELPQIFGIGVVEFERPQMLVQNGNNRYSLKDLGNNQLGDVLTFLDGELRNEVSMQQGALEMSNVDLSKEMTDLMISQRSYQMNAKSITMGDQMLGLINGVR
- the mreB gene encoding rod shape-determining protein, translated to MFARDIGIDLGTANVLIHVKGKGIVLNEPSVVALDKNSGKVLAVGEEARRMVGRTPGNIVAIRPLKDGVIADFEVTEAMLKHFINKLNVKGLLSKPRMLICCPTNITSVEQKAIREAAEKSGGKNVYLEEEPKVAAIGAGMDIFQPYGNMVVDIGGGTTDVAVLSMGDIVTASSIKMAGDKFDLEILNYIKREYKLLIGERTAEDIKVNVATVFPGGRNEEISIRGRDMVTGLPRTITVNSKEVHEALRESVAVIVQAAKSVLERTPPELSADIIDRGVILTGGGALLNGLDQLLAEELKVPVLVAEAPMDCVAIGTGIMLDNMDRLPRKKLV
- the cotJC gene encoding spore coat protein CotJC, producing MWVYEKKLQYPVKVSTCNPTLAKYLIEQYGGADGELAAALRYLNQRYTIPSKVIGLLNDIGTEEFAHLEMIATMVYKLTKDATPEQLKAAGLASHYVNHDSALFYHNADGVPFTATYIQAKGDPIADLYEDIAAEEKARATYQWIIDISDDTDLNDSLAFLREREIIHSQRFREAVEILKDERDKKKIF
- the fabZ gene encoding 3-hydroxyacyl-ACP dehydratase FabZ, coding for MLDIQQIKEIIPHRYPFLLVDRVLEVEEGKHAVGIKNVTANEEFFNGHFPDYPVMPGVLIVEALAQVGAVAMLKKEENRGRLAFFTGIDNCRFKKQVKPGDQLRLEVEIIRSRGALGKGKATATVDGEIVCEAEIMFALGEKKEEE
- a CDS encoding flagellar hook-basal body protein, which produces MLRGLYTATAGMLTQQKRTEMLSNNMANSNTPGYKADQSSIRAFPEMLLKRMDNNSVPATVGTLNTGVYLQELNSQNIQGELRETGLKSDLALIEQNVPFNQDTNVKGTLLFAVENQAGEERYTKNGHFTLDENGTLLSDGNQVLSTTGQPISIQSSNYQITADGDIFDADDEFVAQIDVRFEDDVRNLVKEGNGLFRTVDEQALPTAINNGAITYSLKQNHLENSTVDVGRTYTDMMTAYRSFEANQKVLQAYDKSMDKAVNEIGRLR
- a CDS encoding spore coat associated protein CotJA, coding for MNDPHVQQAAFTPMKAYRPFHSRFDPCRPIGLKFYSTPPQLYMGFQPPNLQQFPPKVALRKGTLWPALYDPYENPYEGKRG
- a CDS encoding spore coat protein CotJB, whose product is MQQLPDEYYQLLEEIQAVDFVLVELTLYLDTHPHDVQALQQFNQFALQSKQLKQSFEAKFGMLQQFGGSFADANWSWGTAPWPWQV